The segment GATATGGGCAGCGCCCTTTGCATTAATGAATTATGCTGTTTTAGGCTGGCTATTAGGAATGGAACAAATTAAGGCTACGGTGCTGATCCAAGTACTGATGAATATTCTTAATATTGTGCTGGCGGTTGTGCTCGTCCTTGTGTTTCATTTAGGGGTAGCAGGTGTTGCAATTGCTGTGTTATGTGCAGAGGTTTTTGCCTTTGTGTTTGGGGTTATCCTGCTTGTGCGAAGCGGTAAGCTGAAAGTAAGCATGAGCACAAAGGAACTGTTCAGAAATCTATATGATAAGGATCCTTTAAAAAGGATGATGATAGTGAACAGAGATTTGTTTATCCGTACCATTTGTCTGTTGGCTGTATTCAATACCTTTACAGCAAAAGGAGCGGTATATGGGGAAGAGGTTCTGGCAGCAAATGCCATACTCATTCAAATACATTACATCATGGCATACTTTTATGATGGGCTTGCAAATGCAGCGAGTATTTTGACAGGAAAAGCAGTTGGGCAAAGGAATGGTCAGCTTTATGAAGCAACTGTTCAGAAATCATATTTTTGGTCTTTTACCTTTTCTGCTGCAATCAGTCTTGCATTTTTCCTTTGTAAGGATGCTGCGATTCCATTGTTCACGGTCGTAGAGGAGGTAGTTCTCATCACGAAGCAGTATGAAGGCTGGCTTATATTGTTTCCTCTTGCTTCAAGCATAGGGTTAGTATTTTACGGGATTTTTGCAGGTGCCGCGGAGGCAGGGCTTGTGAGGAACAGCATGCTAGTGTCTGTTGGGGTTTTCTTAGCAATCCTTTTCCCCGCAACTCACTATTGGGGCAACCATGGATTATGGCTTTCCTTCATTGTTTTCAGCCTGTTTCGCTCCATCCTGCTAGTGCGCTATATGCCGGCATTGGAGAAAAGGCTGCCATTTATGAACAAACAGACTTCAGCATAAAGAAACCACCGCATAATAGATGCGGTGGTCCTTTTTTTAAATATGACTTTTTGCTGTATTTTTAACACGTACCCGCTCCCACGGCTTTGACAGCCAGCGCTTGCAGGCGAAAATTCCTCTGAACCATTCATCAATACCTTGGGCCAGCCAAACACCAAGTAAGCCTAAGCCGAATGTTATACCAAGCGTGTAGCTAAGTGTAACGGCAATGCCCCACATGGAGATGATTCCAATGATAACTGGGAAGCGCACATCTCCTGCAGATTTTAAAGAACTCATCAAAACAATGTTCATTGCTCTTCCAGGCTCTGTAAATACAACCGCCCACAGGATTGGCACACCGACTGCAAGAATTTGGTAGTTATCTGTAAACAGCTCTAATATTGGTGAGCCAATAAGTGCCATCACGATAGCAGCCGTTAATGACGCAACCATGGCAATTCGTAATGTTTTAATGCCACGCTTAAGCGCACGGTCATACTGCTTTCCGCCGATATATCTTGCAACAAGGAGCTGTGTCCCTTCTGCAATAGCAACAGTGAATAAATAACAAATCATGGAGATATTAGAAATATATACTCTCGCTGCTAAGGAAGCATCTCCTAATGATGCAACAATTGCAGTGATGATTAATTGGGAAAATTGGTAGGAAAGATTTTCTCCTGCAGATGGTATCCCAATATATAGCATATCCCTAATATCCTGCTTGTTGATTTTAATGATGTCCTGTACTTTAAATGTCAACGCAATTCTTTTGTAAACTAAGTAAAGCAAAACAAAAACGGCAAATGCCCTTGCAATTACAATTGTCCAAGAAACCCCAATTACTCCTGTAATCGGCATACCGAATAACCCAAAAATGCTAAAAGCATAACCAATGACACTGATGATATTCATCATAATACTGACGATCATTGATTCTTTCGTAAAACCGTGGCTGCGTAAGATAGCGCTAAGTGCAAGTGAAAGAGATTCTAAGAAGAGGGAAGCACCACATATGCGGATAAATATAAGCCCGTAATTTAAAACTTCTCCTTGTATATCAAATAATCGTAACAAAGGCTCACCGAAGACTAAAACGAGGATGGCAACAATCACTCCGAACCAGACATTAAGGCCGACAGCAGATCTTGCAAATTGTCTTGCCTGGCTAAGTTCATTAGCTCCTAGTCTTTGCCCGATTAAAATCATGGCTGCAATGGAAGTGACGTTGAAAACGAGAATAAATATCCCTAGCAGCTGGTTAGCCACACCGACTCCGGATGCCGCATTATCTGAATAATGGCTAAGCATAAGTGTGGCAATAACACCCATACCCATATGCAATGCGAGTTCTATAAACAGAGGCCAAGAAATGTTAAAAAGAGTCTGTTCATGCATTTTTTTTGCTGTAACGTTCAAACTTTATATCCCCTTTACTTTTAAAGATTATTGGCAAATATAAGAACCATTTTATGCTTATTTGTAAGAAAGTAAAGAGGAAAACATCATTTTTTTTTGGAAAATTTTACTCTGTTTTGCATAGAGTAATAGGTTTGTTCTTATTGAAGAAATAGAGCGTTTTCATTTGAGTTTTAGGGTATTTTGAATAAATATTCTGATAAATAACAAAAGA is part of the Niallia taxi genome and harbors:
- a CDS encoding MATE family efflux transporter; protein product: MTHRYFLSLALPLIFATITVPLLGAVDTAVVGQLPDPAYIGGVAVGTVIFNSIYWLFGFLRVSTSGFASQALGADDEMQSSMAFLRPVCIGLIIGLVILLFQEVIFNLSISFLGVQGNVKAISSVYFHIRIWAAPFALMNYAVLGWLLGMEQIKATVLIQVLMNILNIVLAVVLVLVFHLGVAGVAIAVLCAEVFAFVFGVILLVRSGKLKVSMSTKELFRNLYDKDPLKRMMIVNRDLFIRTICLLAVFNTFTAKGAVYGEEVLAANAILIQIHYIMAYFYDGLANAASILTGKAVGQRNGQLYEATVQKSYFWSFTFSAAISLAFFLCKDAAIPLFTVVEEVVLITKQYEGWLILFPLASSIGLVFYGIFAGAAEAGLVRNSMLVSVGVFLAILFPATHYWGNHGLWLSFIVFSLFRSILLVRYMPALEKRLPFMNKQTSA
- a CDS encoding MATE family efflux transporter, translating into MHEQTLFNISWPLFIELALHMGMGVIATLMLSHYSDNAASGVGVANQLLGIFILVFNVTSIAAMILIGQRLGANELSQARQFARSAVGLNVWFGVIVAILVLVFGEPLLRLFDIQGEVLNYGLIFIRICGASLFLESLSLALSAILRSHGFTKESMIVSIMMNIISVIGYAFSIFGLFGMPITGVIGVSWTIVIARAFAVFVLLYLVYKRIALTFKVQDIIKINKQDIRDMLYIGIPSAGENLSYQFSQLIITAIVASLGDASLAARVYISNISMICYLFTVAIAEGTQLLVARYIGGKQYDRALKRGIKTLRIAMVASLTAAIVMALIGSPILELFTDNYQILAVGVPILWAVVFTEPGRAMNIVLMSSLKSAGDVRFPVIIGIISMWGIAVTLSYTLGITFGLGLLGVWLAQGIDEWFRGIFACKRWLSKPWERVRVKNTAKSHI